One stretch of Akkermansia sp. RCC_12PD DNA includes these proteins:
- a CDS encoding aminoglycoside phosphotransferase family protein: protein MPLSAVFHTHSVQEQVAALGDAFAIAGEFLHCDTINSGHINLTFRAAYRREDGSTDRYIFQRVNDAVFQCPRDVMHNVEKVTNHIRWKMLRVLKTPFRQTLNLYSARGGRKYLKLQGSGYWRCYNCIENTYTCDVAEHPRQAYEAARAFGAFQQLLCDMNPEDIHETIPFFHHTRKRFNRLMEAARKDSSGRLASCRKELEFIRKHEQEVDLLLNLQEKGELPVRIVHNDTKINNVMLDTETDRAVCVIDLDTVMPGSILYDFGDMARTMTSPAAEDEEDLEKTFMRMPMFEAVVKGYLETAKDFITPLEVSLLPFSGKLITLETGIRFLTDYLEGDVYFKTEKDRHNLHRARTQLALVKSMEQQMPEMEKLCADVFKAVKV, encoded by the coding sequence ATGCCCCTGTCCGCCGTCTTCCATACCCATTCCGTACAGGAACAGGTCGCCGCACTCGGTGACGCATTCGCCATCGCCGGGGAATTCCTCCATTGCGACACCATCAACAGCGGGCACATCAACCTGACTTTCCGGGCCGCCTACCGCCGGGAGGACGGTTCCACGGACCGCTACATCTTTCAGCGGGTGAATGACGCCGTGTTCCAATGCCCCAGGGACGTGATGCACAATGTGGAAAAGGTGACCAACCACATCCGGTGGAAAATGCTCCGGGTGCTGAAAACCCCCTTCCGCCAGACGCTGAACCTGTACTCCGCCCGCGGAGGCCGCAAATACCTGAAACTCCAAGGATCAGGATACTGGCGCTGCTACAACTGCATTGAAAATACCTACACGTGCGACGTAGCGGAACACCCGCGCCAGGCCTATGAAGCCGCTAGGGCCTTCGGGGCCTTTCAGCAGCTTCTGTGCGATATGAATCCGGAGGACATCCATGAAACCATCCCCTTCTTCCACCACACCCGCAAACGGTTCAACCGCCTGATGGAAGCAGCACGGAAGGATTCCTCCGGCCGTCTGGCCTCCTGCCGGAAGGAACTGGAATTCATCAGGAAACATGAACAGGAAGTGGACCTTCTCCTGAACCTTCAGGAAAAGGGGGAACTCCCGGTCAGAATCGTGCACAACGACACGAAAATCAACAACGTCATGCTGGATACGGAAACGGACCGGGCCGTATGCGTCATTGACCTGGATACGGTCATGCCCGGCAGCATTCTTTACGACTTCGGGGACATGGCACGCACGATGACTTCTCCCGCGGCGGAGGATGAAGAAGACCTGGAAAAGACCTTCATGCGCATGCCCATGTTTGAGGCCGTCGTGAAGGGCTACCTGGAAACCGCCAAAGATTTCATCACTCCCCTGGAGGTTTCCCTGCTCCCCTTTTCCGGCAAACTGATCACGCTGGAAACCGGCATCCGCTTCCTGACGGACTATCTGGAAGGGGACGTTTATTTCAAGACGGAAAAAGACCGGCACAACCTGCACCGGGCGCGCACCCAGCTCGCGCTGGTAAAAAGCATGGAACAGCAAATGCCGGAAATGGAAAAGCTGTGCGCGGACGTTTTCAAGGCGGTCAAGGTCTGA
- a CDS encoding polysaccharide pyruvyl transferase family protein, whose translation MHKYRTAGDVDDLQLRSRPDLLYPPTARWNGWGRKCPCLIFPIPDRQKGTCTVFRKFLAQEKLSIIPMHNLDHAYYMNDHFDTFMVGSDQVWNPGFLGSLFFLDFAKGEKRKIAYGPSMARHDKPSERYLRKISRLLKRFDPISVREQGMVDHLRQHFGCGQHLGHGPRIPAQPGAVA comes from the coding sequence ATGCACAAATATCGGACTGCTGGGGATGTGGATGACCTGCAATTACGGAGCCGTCCTGACCTCCTATACCCTCCTACCGCACGCTGGAACGGATGGGGAAGAAAGTGTCCCTGCTTGATTTTTCCTATACCCGACCGGCAAAAGGGCACCTGCACGGTTTTCAGAAAATTTCTGGCACAGGAAAAGCTCTCCATCATTCCCATGCACAACCTGGACCATGCGTATTACATGAACGACCATTTCGACACGTTCATGGTGGGATCGGACCAGGTTTGGAATCCGGGATTCCTGGGGTCCCTGTTTTTCCTCGACTTCGCGAAAGGGGAAAAGAGAAAAATCGCCTACGGGCCGTCCATGGCCCGGCACGACAAACCTTCGGAGCGCTACCTCCGGAAAATCTCCAGGCTGCTGAAACGGTTCGACCCCATATCCGTCCGGGAACAGGGCATGGTTGACCACCTGCGGCAGCATTTCGGCTGCGGACAGCACCTGGGTCATGGACCCCGTATTCCTGCACAGCCGGGAGCAGTGGCTTAA
- a CDS encoding glycosyltransferase family A protein, whose product MHTPLFSVLVPAYNIESLIRQTLESALAQTIQDLEIVVVDDGSSDKTTEVVHSFTDPRIRLIHQANAGVSAARNRAIAEARGKYVAFLDGDDVWLPFHLETALRFFEAYPDIHWYSSAFEYRQHITKEDMQRTINGTPPWEVCNYFIVRMQDWTAVWTSAIVMERSYIPESLFPPGIKNGEDEMAWAKFASTQLYFGNCSAVTVYYRQRRFSASTVIMSNGPEKFTALFETAAFYSELARDRKFDRETTRSLRDFVEYAWEQSIAGGSLFRWTEFMPRTRNLQSFPLHVILRLCYWSNGMPNTFWKLVCKVCRRSGLFK is encoded by the coding sequence ATGCATACACCTTTATTCAGCGTTCTGGTTCCCGCTTATAATATAGAATCCCTAATTCGGCAAACGCTGGAAAGCGCTCTGGCGCAGACCATCCAGGATCTGGAAATTGTCGTCGTGGACGATGGGTCATCAGACAAAACGACTGAGGTTGTCCATTCCTTTACCGATCCCCGAATTCGCCTAATTCATCAAGCCAATGCAGGAGTTTCCGCAGCACGCAACCGCGCTATCGCCGAAGCCCGAGGAAAATATGTGGCTTTTTTGGATGGAGATGATGTGTGGCTTCCATTTCATTTGGAAACAGCCCTTCGTTTCTTTGAAGCTTATCCGGACATCCATTGGTACTCGTCTGCCTTTGAATATCGGCAACATATCACCAAGGAGGATATGCAACGAACAATAAACGGCACGCCGCCATGGGAAGTATGCAATTATTTCATTGTGCGCATGCAGGACTGGACGGCGGTTTGGACTTCAGCTATCGTCATGGAACGGAGCTACATTCCAGAATCACTGTTTCCTCCCGGCATCAAAAATGGAGAAGACGAAATGGCTTGGGCGAAATTTGCAAGCACTCAATTGTATTTCGGCAACTGTTCTGCCGTAACGGTCTATTACCGACAACGCCGTTTTTCCGCTTCCACCGTCATTATGAGCAACGGCCCCGAGAAATTTACGGCTCTTTTTGAAACGGCAGCTTTCTACAGTGAGCTCGCTCGGGACAGGAAATTCGACAGGGAAACCACCCGCAGCCTGAGGGATTTTGTAGAATATGCCTGGGAGCAAAGTATCGCAGGCGGCAGCCTGTTTCGATGGACGGAGTTCATGCCGCGTACGAGAAATCTTCAAAGTTTTCCACTGCATGTAATATTGCGGCTTTGTTATTGGAGCAACGGCATGCCGAATACTTTTTGGAAACTAGTATGCAAAGTATGTCGCAGGAGCGGGCTTTTTAAGTAA